From one Gadus morhua chromosome 8, gadMor3.0, whole genome shotgun sequence genomic stretch:
- the LOC115548320 gene encoding homeobox protein engrailed-1-B translates to MEENDVRNLERHEECEEESDGDLRPLRQAPGHQPPFTITNFYIDNILRPEFGRRRKCWTFNTEGNRIGVLRQEHLSGKGSKSGTLQQPDRGSKDGRQCSGNSCPDKGDQRAVGAPLDLAPGDSGDHSPDHSPSSDCAPRDAPGDREDHSPSSDSDSSSQAGSVSSSKPMLWPAWVYCTRYSDRPSSGPRSRKPKNTATPSKDDKRPRTAFTAEQLQRLKTEFQTNRYLTEQRRQSLAGELGLNESQIKIWFQNKRAKIKKASGNKNSLGAQLMAQGLYNHASASREDKSDSD, encoded by the exons GACGGAGACCTACGGCCTCTCCGCCAGGCACCTGGCCACCAGCCGCCCTTCACGATCACCAACTTCTACATAGACAACATATTGAGACCCGAATTTGGGCGTAGAAGGAAATGTTGGACTTTCAACACAGAGGGAAATAGAATTGGAGTACTAAGACAGGAACATCTCAGTGGAAAGGGGTCGAAAAGTGGCACCCTACAGCAACCTGACCGAGGGAGTAAGGATGGGAGACAATGTTCGGGGAACTCGTGCCCCGACAAAGGCGACCAGAGAGCGGTCGGCGCGCCTCTGGACCTGGCCCCGGGGGACAGTGgggaccacagcccagaccACAGCCCCAGCTCGGACTGCGCGCCCCGGGACGCCCCGGGAGACCGCGAAGACCACAGCCCCAGCTCGGACTCCGACAGCAGCTCCCAGGCCGGCTCCGTGTCCTCGTCCAAACCAATGCTGTGGCCCGCCTGGGTTTATTGTACCCGATACTCAGATCGTCCTTCATCAG GGCCCAGATCACGGAAACCAAAGAACACGGCGACGCCGAGCAAGGACGACAAGCGGCCCAGGACGGCCTTCACGGCAGAGCAGCTGCAGAGGCTGAAGACGGAGTTCCAGACCAACAGATACCTGACCGAGCAGAGGAGGCAGAGTCTGGCCGGAGAACTTGGACTGAACGAATCCCAGATTAAAATCTGGTTTCAAAACAAAAGGGCAAAAATAAAGAAGGCCTCCGGGAATAAGAACTCGCTGGGCGCTCAGCTGATGGCGCAGGGACTTTATAACCACGCCTCGGCCTCCAGGGAGGACAAGTCGGACAGCGACTAG